A section of the Telopea speciosissima isolate NSW1024214 ecotype Mountain lineage chromosome 3, Tspe_v1, whole genome shotgun sequence genome encodes:
- the LOC122657047 gene encoding polygalacturonase-1 non-catalytic subunit beta-like, with the protein MDEFIQDTLVICEKSPIRGEQSSCAIFGEDLIDFVVEKLGKHVSIWSTESIQGSYENVTIGAVKLIHGNFSEPPALCHSQPFPFQVYFCHVLPKVKVYAVDIHARNKVNHAIMACHYDTSTWNPNHIAFQLLGFGPGLIEVCHWINENGIVWTKTLH; encoded by the coding sequence ATGGATGAGTTTATTCAGGACACCCTTGTGATATGTGAGAAGAGCCCCATTCGAGGTGAGCAAAGTAGCTGTGCGATTTTCGGCGAGGATCTTATCGATTTTGTGGTTGAGAAATTAGGGAAACATGTAAGCATATGGAGTACTGAGAGCATCCAAGGATCTTATGAGAATGTCACAATTGGAGCTGTGAAACTCATCCATGGAAACTTCTCTGAACCACCAGCTTTATGCCATAGTCAACCATTCCCATTTCAAGTCTATTTTTGCCATGTTTTACCCAAAGTAAAGGTATATGCAGTTGATATACATGCTAGGAATAAAGTGAATCATGCGATCATGGCATGCCACTATGACACATCAACTTGGAATCCAAACCATATTGCTTTTCAACTTCTGGGTTTTGGTCCAGGCCTAATTGAAGTTTGTCATTGGATAAACGAGAATGGAATAGTTTGGACAAAGACTCTACATTGA
- the LOC122657046 gene encoding uncharacterized protein LOC122657046, whose amino-acid sequence MRHPIQLLGLLIVAYFSGSQAESSFSQYWEEHIGLPHPPHWLAAKASPLNPYQVTMYMKLMEENELASQLSSFCKQANVACSTNALVKRPTTDTTLPPIAQWNEEKLKYELPNDIPLSVASQGGLPYFRESMVKEGGFMPVPDLRDPMSYKSFLPRTLA is encoded by the exons ATGAGGCATCCCATTCAGTTGCTTGGACTTCTGATAGTAGCATATTTTAGT GGTTCTCAAGCTGAAAGTTCCTTCTCACAATACTGGGAAGAACATATTGGTCTTCCACACCCTCCACATTGGTTAGCTGCAAAGgcttctccattaaaccctTATCAAGTAACAATGTATATGAAACTAATGGAAGAAAATGAATTGGCTTCCCAACTATCTTCTTTTTGTAAGCAAGCTAATGTTGCTTGCTCTACAAATGCACTGGTGAAGAGGCCAACAACTGACACAACCCTACCACCAATAGCCCAATGGAATGAGGAAAAACTGAAATATGAGCTTCCAAATGATATACCCCTGTCAGTTGCTAGCCAAGGGGGATTGCCATATTTTCGGGAGTCAATGGTGAAAGAGGGAGGTTTCATGCCTGTCCCTGATCTAAGAGATCCAATGTCATATAAATCGTTTTTACCGCGAACTCTGGcataa
- the LOC122657045 gene encoding protein BCCIP homolog isoform X2: MTRRPTKRHRFLKPHPFAFSAFARSVAQVASNFKHKRQTHNPKFQDKVISKSSDDHFTKHSLKEEAGASESSDEEGHNETIKADFAFFDPKPNDFHGVKILLQTYLDNKQWDLRGFVDLILAQTTVGTVVKLEDAEDDGLFSVVTALNLGQYKDNRCFMELKEYLLEVCQEKNVLGKLRLILGEEASNVGLLVSQRVVNLPPQLLPPLYDALFDEVSWATEDEPTEELRDSFRFKFYLVLTRIYKSANQQKGTSRHCSDEPMIYIKPEDEIFHKLSSWSFSYPLRTQQLAMHELRNYSLTGLVMVVEADKIPTFRKELQSLISES, from the exons ATGACTCGAAGACCGACAAAACGCCACCGTTTCCTGAAACCGCATCCTTTTGCTTTCTCTGCGTTTGCTCGTTCTGTTGCTCAAGTTGCCTCTAACTTCAAGCACAAGCGTCAAACCCATAACCCCAAGTTCCAGGATAAAGTTATCTCCAAATCCTCAG ATGACCATTTCACGAAGCACTCTTTGAAGGAGGAGGCAGGAGCATCTGAATCTTCAGATGAAGAAGGGCATAAT GAAACCATCAAAGCCGATTTTGCTTTCTTTGATCCGAAACCTAATGACTTTCATGGAGTGAAGATCTTGCTACAGACCTACCTTGACAACAAGCAGTGGGATTTGAGAGGATTTGTAGACTTGATACTGGCACAAACCACAGTAGGGACAGTGGTTAAGTTAGAGGATGCAGAAGATGATGGGCTATTCTCTGTTGTTACTGCCCTTAATTTGGGGCAATACAAG GATAATAGGTGTTTTATGGAGCTCAAGGAGTACTTGCTTGAAGTATGCCAAGAGAAGAATGTATTGGGTAAACTTCGATTGATTTTGGGAGAAGAAGCATCAAATGTGGGGCTATTGGTTTCCCAGCGTGTGGTGAATCTTCCTCCTCAACTTTTGCCTCCACTCTATGATGCCCTTTTTGATGAAGTCTCATGGGCAACAGAAGATGAG CCAACGGAGGAGCTCCGGGATTCCTTCCGCTTTAAGTTTTATTTAGTGTTAACTAGAATCTACAAG AGTGCCAACCAACAGAAGGGTACATCAAGACATTGCAGTGATGAACCAATGATATATATTAAGCCAGAAGATGAGATTTTTCATAAg CTAAGCTCATGGTCCTTTAGTTATCCTCTTCGGACGCAGCAGCTGGCTATGCATGAG CTAAGGAATTACAGTCTGACAGGACTTGTCATGGTTGTAGAAGCAGACAAGATCCCTACATTTCGGAAGGAGTTGCAATCTCTAATAAGCGAATCTTGA
- the LOC122657045 gene encoding protein BCCIP homolog isoform X1 — translation MTRRPTKRHRFLKPHPFAFSAFARSVAQVASNFKHKRQTHNPKFQDKVISKSSDDHFTKHSLKEEAGASESSDEEGHNETIKADFAFFDPKPNDFHGVKILLQTYLDNKQWDLRGFVDLILAQTTVGTVVKLEDAEDDGLFSVVTALNLGQYKDNRCFMELKEYLLEVCQEKNVLGKLRLILGEEASNVGLLVSQRVVNLPPQLLPPLYDALFDEVSWATEDEPTEELRDSFRFKFYLVLTRIYKHKSANQQKGTSRHCSDEPMIYIKPEDEIFHKLSSWSFSYPLRTQQLAMHELRNYSLTGLVMVVEADKIPTFRKELQSLISES, via the exons ATGACTCGAAGACCGACAAAACGCCACCGTTTCCTGAAACCGCATCCTTTTGCTTTCTCTGCGTTTGCTCGTTCTGTTGCTCAAGTTGCCTCTAACTTCAAGCACAAGCGTCAAACCCATAACCCCAAGTTCCAGGATAAAGTTATCTCCAAATCCTCAG ATGACCATTTCACGAAGCACTCTTTGAAGGAGGAGGCAGGAGCATCTGAATCTTCAGATGAAGAAGGGCATAAT GAAACCATCAAAGCCGATTTTGCTTTCTTTGATCCGAAACCTAATGACTTTCATGGAGTGAAGATCTTGCTACAGACCTACCTTGACAACAAGCAGTGGGATTTGAGAGGATTTGTAGACTTGATACTGGCACAAACCACAGTAGGGACAGTGGTTAAGTTAGAGGATGCAGAAGATGATGGGCTATTCTCTGTTGTTACTGCCCTTAATTTGGGGCAATACAAG GATAATAGGTGTTTTATGGAGCTCAAGGAGTACTTGCTTGAAGTATGCCAAGAGAAGAATGTATTGGGTAAACTTCGATTGATTTTGGGAGAAGAAGCATCAAATGTGGGGCTATTGGTTTCCCAGCGTGTGGTGAATCTTCCTCCTCAACTTTTGCCTCCACTCTATGATGCCCTTTTTGATGAAGTCTCATGGGCAACAGAAGATGAG CCAACGGAGGAGCTCCGGGATTCCTTCCGCTTTAAGTTTTATTTAGTGTTAACTAGAATCTACAAG CATAAGAGTGCCAACCAACAGAAGGGTACATCAAGACATTGCAGTGATGAACCAATGATATATATTAAGCCAGAAGATGAGATTTTTCATAAg CTAAGCTCATGGTCCTTTAGTTATCCTCTTCGGACGCAGCAGCTGGCTATGCATGAG CTAAGGAATTACAGTCTGACAGGACTTGTCATGGTTGTAGAAGCAGACAAGATCCCTACATTTCGGAAGGAGTTGCAATCTCTAATAAGCGAATCTTGA